The Halomicronema hongdechloris C2206 genome includes a window with the following:
- a CDS encoding Npun_R2479 family HD domain-containing metalloprotein, which translates to MFNSTEILIADFVTKLRAGYHRTYGGLKPDYEDIIAWAGSMALENIANSDALYHNVEHTILVTLVGQEVLRGKHIREGGVTCEDWLHFIISLVCHDIGYVKGVCRADRDRDHLYATGNGDEMVSLLPGATDASLTPYHVDRGKLFIAERFGGNRIIDSEIIKRNIELTRFPVPKEEDHQDTVHYPGLVRAADLIGQLSDPRYLKKISALFYEFEETGQNQYLSYHHPGDLRRNYPKFYWNVVHPYIQDALRYLSLTQEGKQIIANLYSNVFMVENENSVIPT; encoded by the coding sequence ATGTTCAACAGCACCGAAATCCTGATCGCCGACTTCGTAACCAAGCTTAGGGCCGGCTACCACCGCACCTACGGTGGTCTTAAGCCCGACTACGAAGACATTATCGCCTGGGCCGGCAGCATGGCCCTGGAGAACATCGCCAACAGCGACGCCCTTTACCACAACGTCGAGCACACGATTTTGGTCACCCTAGTGGGGCAAGAGGTGCTGCGGGGCAAACACATTCGGGAAGGAGGCGTCACCTGCGAGGACTGGCTGCACTTCATCATTTCCCTGGTCTGCCACGACATCGGCTACGTCAAAGGGGTGTGCCGGGCCGACCGCGATAGGGACCACCTCTACGCCACCGGCAACGGTGATGAGATGGTATCGCTGCTACCCGGGGCCACCGACGCCTCCCTCACCCCCTACCATGTGGATCGGGGCAAACTGTTCATCGCCGAGCGCTTCGGCGGCAACCGCATCATCGACTCCGAGATCATCAAGCGCAACATCGAACTCACCCGCTTTCCGGTACCAAAAGAAGAAGATCACCAGGATACGGTCCACTATCCCGGGCTGGTGCGGGCAGCCGATCTGATTGGCCAGCTGAGTGATCCTCGCTATCTGAAGAAAATCAGCGCTCTTTTCTACGAATTCGAGGAAACGGGGCAAAATCAATACCTCAGCTACCATCACCCCGGCGATCTGCGGCGCAACTATCCCAAGTTCTATTGGAATGTGGTGCATCCCTATATTCAGGATGCGCTGCGCTATCTCTCCCTCACCCAGGAGGGCAAGCAAATCATTGCCAACCTCTACTCGAATGTGTTTATGGTGGAAAACGAAAATAGCGTAATTCCGACTTAG
- a CDS encoding phosphoribosyltransferase, translated as MPDLHVSWSDYYRLIERLALQVYESDWQFNQIVCLAKGGLRIGDIFCRLFDQPLAILSVSSYGGLNNQTRGALTFSRDLTMTTANLGNQVLLVDDLVDSGHSLARSVDWLQHQYGFYIDDIRTAVLWYKGCSMVQPDYYVDYLPDNPWIHQPFEHYEQMDLPALMRSHQTASSSRL; from the coding sequence ATGCCTGATCTTCATGTGTCCTGGTCTGATTATTATCGTCTGATTGAGCGCTTAGCCCTGCAGGTATATGAGTCTGACTGGCAATTCAATCAGATTGTCTGCTTGGCTAAGGGAGGGCTGCGCATTGGCGACATCTTCTGCCGCCTGTTCGATCAACCCCTGGCCATCTTGTCGGTGTCGTCCTATGGCGGGCTCAATAACCAAACCCGGGGAGCCCTGACGTTTTCTCGGGATCTGACCATGACTACGGCTAATCTGGGCAATCAGGTATTGCTGGTGGATGACCTGGTGGACTCGGGCCACAGCCTGGCTCGCTCTGTCGACTGGTTGCAGCATCAGTATGGGTTCTACATTGATGACATTCGCACGGCGGTGCTCTGGTATAAGGGCTGTTCCATGGTGCAGCCCGATTACTACGTCGACTATCTGCCGGACAATCCTTGGATTCACCAGCCCTTCGAGCACTATGAACAGATGGACCTGCCTGCCCTGATGCGATCGCATCAGACCGCCTCGTCCTCGAGATTGTGA
- a CDS encoding PadR family transcriptional regulator, whose protein sequence is MALAHAILVALLDNPCSGYDLAKRFDESVGVFWDASHQQIYRELGKLEADGHLTAETIEQDGRPNKKIYEVTEGGQGFLQEWMAKPTGIRTVKDDLLVKLFAGHMVSRDLILEELENHRQLHEARLGEYRALEQQFLSKTDGLTLASRFQYLTLRNGLLIEQSWLTWCEEAIAYLMRLGRQGE, encoded by the coding sequence ATGGCACTGGCACACGCAATTCTCGTTGCTTTACTCGATAATCCCTGTAGCGGCTATGACCTAGCCAAGCGCTTTGATGAGTCGGTGGGTGTTTTCTGGGATGCCAGCCACCAGCAAATCTACCGGGAATTGGGCAAGTTGGAGGCCGATGGCCATCTGACGGCTGAGACCATTGAACAAGATGGTCGCCCCAATAAGAAGATCTATGAGGTGACGGAGGGAGGGCAAGGGTTCTTGCAGGAATGGATGGCCAAGCCCACGGGAATTCGCACCGTCAAGGATGATCTGCTGGTAAAGCTATTTGCCGGACATATGGTGTCGCGGGATTTGATTCTGGAGGAACTGGAGAATCATCGTCAGCTGCACGAGGCTCGCTTAGGAGAATATCGAGCCTTAGAGCAACAGTTTTTGTCGAAGACGGATGGGCTAACCCTAGCCTCTCGATTTCAGTATTTGACGCTGCGCAACGGGCTATTAATCGAACAGAGCTGGCTCACCTGGTGTGAGGAGGCTATTGCTTACTTGATGCGCTTGGGTCGCCAAGGAGAGTGA
- a CDS encoding MFS transporter, with translation MVDPSPQTSPPLKLTLATKLAFGAGDMGAGMTSNLIAFSFLIFLTEVAGLAPLAAGTVLLIGKIWDAVNDPIVGVLSDRTRSRWGRRYPWMLVGTLPFGITFFMMWVVPGLGSDSAKFWYYVLASVLFQVFFTVVNLPYTTLTAELTQDYDERTELTSFRLAFSVGGAILALALGLGVTQVISNEQQQYWIIGGICALFSIAPMLWCIFGTYGYAQRKLARRPALTQEVVGMSFAQQLRVVLTNRAFWFVVGLYLCAWMALQITASILPFYVTEWMGLDSYFLAALLVQGTAVIFMFICNRISQRVGKQGLFFIGIGVWLLVQISLFFLQPGQTMVMYGLCLVASFGVATAYVVPWAMLPDVIELDELQTGYRREGIFYSFMTLLQKLGLALGLFLVGVALEVSGFVADAAQQPPSALWAIRFFMGPVPMLLLIGGMVLCYFYPINRTAHTTLLLKLAERRSDS, from the coding sequence GTGGTTGATCCCTCTCCCCAGACCTCGCCTCCCTTGAAACTGACCCTGGCCACCAAGTTAGCCTTCGGGGCCGGGGACATGGGAGCGGGCATGACCTCTAACCTGATCGCCTTCTCCTTCTTGATTTTTCTGACTGAAGTGGCCGGACTGGCTCCCCTGGCGGCGGGCACCGTACTGTTAATTGGCAAGATCTGGGATGCCGTGAACGATCCCATCGTCGGCGTGCTCAGCGATCGCACCCGCAGCCGTTGGGGTCGCCGCTATCCCTGGATGCTGGTGGGCACCCTGCCCTTCGGCATCACCTTCTTTATGATGTGGGTGGTGCCTGGCTTAGGGAGTGACAGTGCTAAGTTCTGGTACTACGTCTTGGCGTCGGTGCTGTTTCAGGTCTTTTTTACCGTCGTCAACTTGCCCTATACCACCCTGACGGCGGAGCTGACCCAGGACTACGATGAGCGCACCGAACTCACCTCTTTTCGCCTGGCCTTTTCGGTAGGGGGTGCCATCCTGGCCCTGGCCTTGGGCCTGGGGGTGACTCAAGTGATCAGCAATGAGCAACAGCAGTACTGGATCATCGGCGGCATCTGTGCCCTGTTCTCCATCGCCCCCATGCTCTGGTGCATCTTCGGCACCTATGGCTATGCCCAACGGAAGTTAGCCCGACGCCCAGCCCTGACCCAAGAAGTAGTAGGTATGTCCTTTGCTCAGCAATTGCGGGTGGTGTTGACCAATCGGGCCTTCTGGTTTGTGGTAGGGTTGTATCTCTGTGCCTGGATGGCCCTGCAGATTACCGCCAGCATTTTGCCCTTCTATGTCACCGAGTGGATGGGGCTGGATTCCTATTTTTTGGCGGCCTTGTTAGTGCAGGGAACGGCGGTGATTTTCATGTTTATCTGCAATCGCATCAGCCAGCGAGTGGGCAAGCAGGGCCTGTTTTTCATCGGCATTGGGGTATGGCTGCTGGTGCAGATATCCTTGTTCTTCTTACAGCCAGGGCAAACCATGGTGATGTATGGCCTCTGTCTGGTGGCCAGTTTTGGGGTGGCGACGGCCTATGTGGTGCCCTGGGCCATGCTGCCGGATGTGATCGAATTGGATGAATTGCAAACCGGGTATCGGCGGGAAGGCATTTTCTATTCCTTCATGACTCTGCTCCAGAAACTAGGCTTAGCCCTAGGATTATTTCTGGTGGGGGTGGCCCTAGAGGTGTCTGGCTTTGTGGCCGATGCCGCCCAACAGCCGCCGTCGGCCCTGTGGGCGATTCGGTTTTTCATGGGCCCTGTGCCCATGCTGTTGCTGATCGGGGGCATGGTGCTGTGCTACTTTTACCCAATTAACCGAACGGCCCACACCACCCTCTTGCTGAAGCTGGCAGAGCGCCGGTCCGACTCTTAA
- a CDS encoding ABC transporter permease — protein sequence MTWWQKLTQNSLARVGLVILTVFYAVVIFADVVAPYDPYVNEPNGSLLPPTEIYWRQQLTGEWIGPHVYPTTQGPVDIDTGERNVTVDYSEPSPIRLWVAGKDYHLFRLVLPLPTRWSLSQPRFQETVLWPGIAGNRHLFGTVGPGKLHLLGTDEQARDQFSRLIFGGRISLSVGVIGIILSFPLGLLVGGLSGYFGGAVDAILMRLVEMIMTIPDIYLLVALAAVLPPTLSSGQRFLLIILITSFVRWTGLARVIRGQVLSIKEQEFVQAARAMGGRSLYIITRHVLPQTATYAIIAATLAIPSFIVAEAILSLIGLGIQQPDPSWGNMLSNATNASILVLQPWLIWPPALLIVVTVLCFNLLGDGLRDALDPRTLK from the coding sequence ATGACCTGGTGGCAGAAGCTGACCCAAAACTCCCTAGCAAGGGTGGGGCTTGTGATTTTAACGGTGTTTTACGCCGTCGTGATTTTTGCCGATGTCGTGGCCCCCTATGACCCCTATGTCAACGAGCCCAATGGGTCATTGCTGCCGCCCACCGAGATCTACTGGCGGCAGCAACTCACAGGCGAGTGGATCGGTCCCCACGTCTATCCCACCACCCAAGGTCCCGTGGATATCGATACGGGGGAACGCAACGTCACCGTAGACTATTCAGAACCCTCCCCGATTCGCCTCTGGGTAGCCGGGAAAGACTATCACCTGTTTCGGTTGGTACTGCCGCTGCCCACCCGTTGGTCCCTGAGCCAGCCTCGGTTTCAAGAGACAGTACTGTGGCCTGGCATTGCCGGCAACCGTCACCTGTTTGGCACCGTCGGCCCTGGCAAGCTGCACCTGTTGGGGACTGACGAACAAGCTCGGGATCAGTTTAGCCGTCTGATCTTTGGCGGTCGTATCAGCCTCAGTGTCGGGGTGATTGGGATCATTTTGAGCTTTCCCCTAGGGCTCTTAGTGGGGGGGCTCTCAGGCTATTTCGGCGGCGCTGTGGATGCGATCTTGATGCGGCTGGTGGAAATGATCATGACCATCCCCGACATCTATTTATTGGTGGCTTTAGCGGCAGTGCTGCCCCCCACCCTCAGTAGCGGCCAACGATTTCTGCTGATCATCTTGATTACCTCCTTCGTGCGTTGGACCGGATTAGCGCGGGTGATTCGGGGGCAGGTGCTCTCGATTAAGGAGCAGGAATTTGTCCAGGCGGCGCGGGCCATGGGCGGGCGCTCGCTGTACATCATCACCCGGCATGTATTGCCCCAAACCGCGACCTACGCCATCATCGCTGCTACTCTGGCGATTCCAAGCTTTATTGTGGCCGAGGCCATCTTGAGCTTGATTGGTCTGGGGATTCAGCAGCCCGACCCCTCTTGGGGCAATATGCTCTCCAATGCCACCAATGCCTCGATTCTGGTGTTGCAGCCCTGGTTGATCTGGCCACCGGCCCTGTTAATCGTGGTGACGGTGCTGTGCTTTAACCTGTTGGGGGATGGCCTGCGGGATGCCCTGGATCCCCGCACTCTGAAATAA
- the folB gene encoding dihydroneopterin aldolase → MDSIQVTGIRAYGYTGALPEERVLGQWFEVSLTLWLDLALAADTDQLADTYNYCQAIDQVQRLIRTQRFSLLEALAAAISRATLSGDERLQQVRVQLVKLAAPIPDFDGRIAVDMTRDRTFLRSHT, encoded by the coding sequence ATGGATTCAATTCAGGTCACTGGCATTCGCGCCTACGGCTATACCGGGGCCTTGCCGGAGGAACGGGTATTGGGACAATGGTTTGAGGTGTCGCTGACCCTGTGGCTAGATCTGGCCTTAGCGGCAGACACGGATCAGCTGGCCGATACTTACAACTACTGCCAGGCGATCGACCAGGTACAACGCCTGATCAGAACCCAACGGTTTTCGCTATTGGAGGCCCTAGCCGCTGCGATCTCACGGGCTACCCTCAGCGGTGACGAACGCCTACAGCAGGTACGGGTACAACTGGTGAAGCTAGCTGCCCCCATTCCCGACTTCGATGGTCGCATCGCCGTGGACATGACTCGCGATCGCACCTTTTTGCGATCGCACACCTAG